The DNA segment CGTTATGCCGTCGGTAATGGGATCGAATATTGTGTCCAGCACTAAACTGCCGTAAGCGGTCACGAATAGGCCGTCGCCGTTGGCGCGCAATGTGGCTTTACCGCCGATTTCGGCCAAACTGCGTTGCACCAGTTGCCAGGCAAACGGCATCACTTCAATCGGAATCGGGAAGTTTTGACCGATGCGCTCGACCCGTTTGCCTTGATCAATCAATACCCAAAATGCCTGACTGGCTTTGGCCAGCAACTTTTCCCGTACCAGATCCGAGCCGCGACCTTTCAGTAGCGTCAAATCCGGAGCAACTTCATCGGCGCCGTCGACATACAGGTCCAGGATAGCAATGTGTTCGATGCCGCGTAGCGGTAAACCCAATTGCCGCGCTTTGATGGCGCTGACCACCGAGCTGGCCACCACCTGAATTTGCAGGCTTTCTTCCCGTTGGCGGCGGGCCAGGGCTTCGATGAAATAATTGGCGGTGGAACCGGTTCCCAAGCCGATCAGCATAGCGTTTTCAATCTGTTGGGCGGCGTGTTCCGCAACGCGTTGTTTATCGTTCATGATCGGCTCCGGTGATGGGAGAAACGTTATTCTTCCAATTTAGTCAGGCGGCTTTCCAAAGCCTTGATTTTTTGTATCAGTTCCGGCAGTTTCGCCAATGCCGCCAATTCGCGCCAAGCCACCTTCTTGTCCTTGGCCGGGCTACCGAATACCTGCGCGCCGGGTTCGACGTCTTGCGAGATGCCGCTACGGGCCATGATTACCGCGCGGCTGCCGATTTTGACATGATCGGCCAGACCGACGCTGCCGGCCAGAATCGCGCCGTCTTCAATGGTGCAGGAGCCGGAAATACCGCTCTGGCCGCAAATGATGACATTTCGGCCGACAGTATTGTTATGTCCCAGTTGTACCAGATTGTCAATTTTGCTGCCCAGACCGATGCGGGTGGAGCCCAGCGCGCCACGATCGATACAGGTATTGGCACCGATCTCGACGTTGTCCTCGATTACCACGTTGCCGACATGCGGCACCTTGATATGTTGATTGTCGCGAAATTTGTAACCGAAACCGTCCGCGCCGATGATGGCGCCGGCATGAATAATGACGTTGTTGCCGATCACGCTGTGGTCGTAAATCACCACGTTAGGATGTATACGGCAGTTTTTGCCGATGGCGACATGATTGCCGATATGCACGCTGGCCTCGATGGTGCTGCTGTCGCCGACGCTGCTATGTTGACCTATGCTTGCGAACGGTCCGACATAGGTATCGTAGCCCAAGGTTGTGGTATCGGCCAGCACCGCATGTTCGGAAACCTGGCGTTTTAGATGCGGTTCGGGATGCAGGGCTTTAACCGCGTTCAGAAAACTGATTTCCGGATCTTGGCAGATCAACAAGGTCAAGTTTTTGGGGGCTTCGCTGCCCTCCGCCAACTGTTGCGAGATAAAACAGGCCGATGCTTGGCAGTCTTTCAGGTATTTTTTGTATTTGCCGTCGCTCAGTACCGTGACCTGATAGGCGTGAGCGGACATGATGTCGGCCGCGGAGGTAATGGAGGCCGATGCATTTCCTCCCTGGGGCTGGGCGTTGCAAAGTTGGGCAAGTTCCGTAATCAGCATGATATTTCCTATTTCCAGATTCCTATGATGTGTGTGAAGTCGTCGGTCCATGGTTGCAAACCGAAGGTCAGAGGCAATTTTTGCCAATGGCCGAGCCGACTTTGCCGCAGGCGCTCCAGGCGTTGCGGCTGCTTGGCAATCACCACCCAGTCGGTGGCGACCACTAATGGGACAGCATTTTCCGGCTTAAATTCCTGCAGCAAGCCGGAAAGCTGCAAACTCTCGACATGATCGGCCAAGACTTTTTTCAAGGCCAAGTGGCGATTGGTGATATGGAAGGCCAGCAAGCCGTCATCCTTCAGTTTGCTGAAGTATAACTGCATGGCTTCGCGGGTTAACAAATGCGTCGGTACGGCGTCGGAACTGAAAGCATCCATGATCAGTAAATCGAAGCTGTGGTCGGCTTCCTTGATCAGCGACAAGCGGG comes from the Methylomonas sp. LL1 genome and includes:
- the rpiA gene encoding ribose-5-phosphate isomerase RpiA, with the protein product MNDKQRVAEHAAQQIENAMLIGLGTGSTANYFIEALARRQREESLQIQVVASSVVSAIKARQLGLPLRGIEHIAILDLYVDGADEVAPDLTLLKGRGSDLVREKLLAKASQAFWVLIDQGKRVERIGQNFPIPIEVMPFAWQLVQRSLAEIGGKATLRANGDGLFVTAYGSLVLDTIFDPITDGITLNGRLNAIPGIVEHGIFAQLATAVFCGHDGAIEENWA
- the lpxD gene encoding UDP-3-O-(3-hydroxymyristoyl)glucosamine N-acyltransferase, with protein sequence MLITELAQLCNAQPQGGNASASITSAADIMSAHAYQVTVLSDGKYKKYLKDCQASACFISQQLAEGSEAPKNLTLLICQDPEISFLNAVKALHPEPHLKRQVSEHAVLADTTTLGYDTYVGPFASIGQHSSVGDSSTIEASVHIGNHVAIGKNCRIHPNVVIYDHSVIGNNVIIHAGAIIGADGFGYKFRDNQHIKVPHVGNVVIEDNVEIGANTCIDRGALGSTRIGLGSKIDNLVQLGHNNTVGRNVIICGQSGISGSCTIEDGAILAGSVGLADHVKIGSRAVIMARSGISQDVEPGAQVFGSPAKDKKVAWRELAALAKLPELIQKIKALESRLTKLEE